In Saccharicrinis fermentans DSM 9555 = JCM 21142, a genomic segment contains:
- a CDS encoding acyl-CoA thioesterase, which translates to MSEENIDFRHQDSIQIRFNDIDGLGHVNNTTIQEYFDLGRLGYFNKVFDNNVNWSRFGAVVASIKTDFLAPVFLKESLVVKTKVKMIGDKSMQLIQHITDSEGVIKATCSSAMVGYDPNTHTSRVIPEDWRKRIGDLEGWE; encoded by the coding sequence ATGAGTGAAGAAAATATAGACTTCCGTCATCAAGATTCTATTCAAATACGTTTTAATGATATTGATGGTTTGGGGCATGTGAATAACACCACCATACAAGAATATTTTGATTTGGGACGTTTGGGATATTTCAATAAGGTGTTTGATAATAATGTTAACTGGTCCCGATTTGGAGCTGTAGTTGCTTCCATTAAAACAGACTTTTTAGCTCCTGTTTTTCTTAAAGAATCGCTGGTTGTGAAAACCAAAGTGAAAATGATAGGAGATAAGAGTATGCAACTAATACAACATATTACCGACAGTGAGGGGGTAATAAAAGCTACTTGTAGTTCGGCAATGGTAGGTTATGACCCTAATACGCACACATCCCGTGTGATTCCGGAAGATTGGAGGAAGCGTATTGGAGATCTGGAGGGATGGGAGTAA
- a CDS encoding AraC family transcriptional regulator — MAKKEQNIPTYGLRSFSHPQHASRHFHVEPFEANRHFTVSYPHRHDFFEVLYLTKGTGYHIIDSSEYKINPPCVFYMSPGQAHKIEFSNDIEGYLFIFAAEFYLFDKNNQNRLLEFPFFFNIHQDNPPLQLVDKSDQEFLKQLFVKGIEEVGRKDGGDIDLLRSLLDTILNYTARLYPTEEEGLASGKGHLIVKRFFQLVEENYQNNLSVNSYAQLLAITPNHLTQTLKQLTGRTSNEIIQSKQILEIKRLLVHTNLTVTQISDQLNFADQSYFTKFFKKQIGITPIQFRSKFER, encoded by the coding sequence GTGGCAAAGAAAGAGCAAAACATACCAACATACGGACTACGATCATTTAGTCATCCGCAACATGCGAGTCGACATTTTCACGTGGAACCTTTTGAAGCCAATCGACATTTTACAGTAAGCTATCCGCACCGCCACGACTTTTTCGAAGTCTTATATTTAACCAAAGGTACCGGCTATCATATAATTGATAGCAGCGAATACAAAATAAATCCCCCTTGTGTTTTTTATATGTCGCCAGGACAGGCACATAAAATTGAATTCTCTAATGACATAGAAGGATATCTATTTATTTTTGCAGCCGAATTTTATCTTTTTGATAAGAATAACCAAAACCGCCTGCTGGAGTTTCCTTTCTTCTTTAACATACATCAAGATAACCCACCATTGCAATTAGTGGACAAGTCTGACCAAGAATTTTTAAAACAATTATTTGTGAAAGGTATAGAAGAAGTAGGTAGAAAAGACGGAGGAGACATCGACTTGCTTCGTTCCCTATTGGATACCATTTTAAACTATACCGCACGCTTATATCCCACCGAGGAAGAAGGACTGGCATCCGGGAAAGGACATTTGATTGTAAAACGATTTTTTCAGTTGGTAGAGGAAAATTACCAAAATAATTTAAGTGTAAACAGCTATGCTCAATTGCTCGCTATCACCCCCAACCACCTTACCCAAACCTTAAAACAACTCACAGGGCGCACTTCCAACGAAATCATTCAATCGAAACAGATCCTTGAAATAAAAAGGCTACTTGTCCATACAAACCTTACAGTCACGCAAATTTCTGACCAACTAAATTTTGCAGATCAGTCTTATTTTACCAAGTTTTTTAAGAAACAAATTGGCATTACACCCATTCAATTCAGGAGCAAATTTGAACGATGA
- a CDS encoding pentapeptide repeat-containing protein, translated as MTGEITNHERKTFTKIDYTGKTLRDREFYKCTFIGCIFTNSDLIGNDFEDCTFENCNFSMTKIQGAGFRNASFKDCKIIGVDFSECNKFMFSFSFHNCHLDYSNFFGTKLQKTKFNKCTLRETDFSEVNLTASVFSECDLSGTIFSRTILEKADFRTANNFSIDTETNKLKKAKFSAFNLEGLLHKHQLEIEYDS; from the coding sequence ATGACGGGTGAAATAACAAATCACGAAAGAAAAACCTTTACAAAAATAGACTATACAGGAAAAACACTAAGAGATAGAGAATTTTATAAATGTACATTTATAGGCTGTATTTTCACAAACAGTGACCTTATCGGTAATGATTTCGAAGACTGTACTTTTGAAAATTGCAACTTTTCGATGACCAAAATTCAAGGGGCTGGATTTAGAAATGCCAGCTTTAAAGATTGCAAGATTATAGGTGTCGACTTCTCTGAATGCAATAAATTTATGTTCTCTTTTTCATTCCATAATTGTCATTTAGATTACTCAAACTTTTTTGGGACAAAATTACAGAAAACAAAATTTAACAAGTGCACATTGAGGGAAACGGATTTTTCAGAAGTAAACCTAACAGCTTCTGTTTTTTCTGAATGTGACTTATCCGGAACCATATTTTCAAGAACCATACTAGAAAAGGCAGATTTTAGAACTGCAAACAACTTTTCAATAGATACAGAGACCAACAAACTGAAAAAAGCAAAATTTTCTGCCTTCAACCTCGAAGGCTTACTACACAAACATCAGTTAGAAATAGAATATGATAGTTGA
- the serS gene encoding serine--tRNA ligase — protein MLTLKIILENKDEVIKRLKIKRFEATEVVEAIINLDDTRKATQSSLDQRQAEMNTLSKEIGMLFKQGKTQEANEAKSKTADLKETIKELNGQLNETTLSLEAELVKLPNIPHPSVPEGNSDADNLVEKAWEKDLPAIEGDKLPHWELIEKYDIIDFKLGTKITGAGFPVYKGKGARLQRALISFFLDEGEKAGYQEVLPPIVVNEDSGFGTGQLPDKEGMMYHATADNLYLIPTAEVPVTNMYRDEVVKEDDLPIKNMAYTPCFRREAGSWGADVRGLNRLHQFDKVEIVQISHPEKSYEALKSMVAHVEGLVNKLGLPYRILRLCGGDISFTSALTFDFEVFSAAQERWLEVSSVSNFESYQANRLKCRYKGKDMKKPELVHTLNGSALALPRILAALLENNQTAEGIKIPDVLVPYCGFDMIK, from the coding sequence ATGCTTACGCTAAAAATTATCCTCGAGAACAAAGACGAGGTGATTAAACGTCTTAAAATAAAACGCTTCGAAGCCACAGAGGTGGTTGAAGCCATTATAAACCTTGATGATACCCGCAAGGCAACACAAAGCTCGCTTGATCAGCGACAAGCCGAAATGAACACCCTATCCAAGGAAATTGGTATGCTTTTTAAGCAAGGGAAGACACAGGAAGCTAATGAGGCAAAATCAAAAACAGCCGATCTAAAAGAAACCATCAAGGAATTAAACGGCCAGTTGAATGAAACAACGCTTTCTTTGGAGGCTGAGTTAGTAAAACTGCCCAATATACCTCATCCCTCTGTACCTGAAGGAAATAGCGATGCAGATAATTTGGTAGAAAAGGCTTGGGAAAAAGATTTACCCGCCATTGAAGGAGATAAGCTACCCCACTGGGAATTGATTGAGAAGTATGATATTATCGATTTTAAGTTGGGAACAAAAATCACAGGAGCAGGATTTCCTGTATACAAAGGCAAAGGTGCACGATTACAGCGTGCTTTAATTAGTTTCTTCTTAGATGAAGGAGAGAAAGCCGGTTACCAAGAAGTACTTCCTCCAATTGTTGTGAACGAAGATTCTGGTTTTGGTACAGGCCAATTGCCCGATAAGGAGGGAATGATGTATCATGCAACCGCTGATAATTTATACCTGATACCCACAGCTGAAGTTCCAGTAACCAATATGTACCGCGATGAAGTAGTGAAGGAAGATGACCTACCCATCAAGAACATGGCCTACACACCATGCTTTAGAAGAGAAGCTGGTTCATGGGGCGCTGATGTGAGAGGCCTGAACAGACTACACCAATTCGACAAAGTGGAGATCGTACAAATCTCGCATCCCGAAAAATCTTATGAAGCACTCAAAAGTATGGTAGCACACGTCGAAGGATTGGTAAACAAACTAGGATTGCCATATCGTATCTTAAGATTATGTGGAGGTGATATCAGCTTTACATCGGCTTTAACATTTGATTTCGAAGTATTTTCTGCAGCACAAGAACGATGGCTGGAGGTCAGCTCCGTATCCAACTTTGAAAGTTATCAGGCTAACCGTCTAAAATGCAGATACAAAGGTAAGGACATGAAAAAACCGGAATTGGTACATACATTAAACGGAAGTGCGCTGGCCTTGCCTCGTATTCTGGCCGCTTTATTAGAAAACAACCAAACAGCCGAAGGAATTAAAATACCAGATGTTTTGGTCCCTTATTGTGGCTTTGACATGATAAAATAA
- the rplU gene encoding 50S ribosomal protein L21 — protein MYAIVDIAGQQFKVEKDSKIYVHRLAQEEGAAVEFEKVMLIDNDGTVQVGAPVVEGAKVTAKVLSHVKGDKVIVFKKKRRKGYKKKNGHRQQFSQIQIEDILVG, from the coding sequence ATGTACGCGATTGTAGATATTGCAGGACAGCAATTTAAAGTAGAAAAAGACAGTAAGATTTATGTACACCGTCTAGCTCAAGAAGAAGGAGCTGCTGTTGAGTTTGAAAAAGTGATGCTCATCGACAACGATGGAACTGTTCAAGTAGGAGCACCCGTTGTTGAAGGAGCGAAAGTTACCGCTAAGGTACTATCACACGTTAAAGGTGATAAAGTAATCGTTTTCAAAAAGAAAAGAAGAAAAGGTTACAAAAAGAAAAACGGTCACCGTCAACAATTTTCTCAAATTCAAATTGAAGACATTTTAGTTGGATAA
- a CDS encoding 2,3,4,5-tetrahydropyridine-2,6-dicarboxylate N-succinyltransferase gives MLDEYKEVVEQAWENRDLLSKPETQDVIRELMEMLDKGKIRVAEPNGNDWKVNEWVKKAVILYFPIQKMETIEAGPMEFHDKMALKKNYAELGIRVVPHAVARYGAYIARGVVLMPSYVNIGAFVEGGTMVDTWATVGSCAQIGKNVHLSGGVGIGGVLEPIQAAPVIIEDDAFIGSRCIVVEGCRVGKEAVLGANVVLTGSTKIIDVTGEEPIEYKGYVPPRSVVIPGSYTKKFPAGDFQVPAALIIGKRKESTDKKTSLNDALRENNVAV, from the coding sequence ATGTTAGATGAATACAAAGAAGTTGTTGAGCAAGCCTGGGAGAATAGGGATTTGTTAAGCAAGCCTGAAACACAGGATGTTATCCGTGAGTTAATGGAGATGTTGGACAAGGGAAAGATTCGGGTGGCAGAACCCAATGGTAACGACTGGAAAGTGAATGAGTGGGTTAAGAAGGCCGTGATATTATATTTCCCAATACAAAAGATGGAAACCATTGAGGCCGGTCCAATGGAGTTTCATGATAAAATGGCCCTTAAAAAAAATTATGCTGAACTAGGTATTCGTGTTGTTCCGCATGCTGTTGCTCGCTACGGTGCTTATATTGCGCGAGGTGTTGTTCTGATGCCTTCTTATGTGAATATTGGTGCTTTTGTAGAAGGTGGTACGATGGTGGATACTTGGGCTACAGTGGGTAGTTGTGCACAGATTGGTAAGAATGTTCACCTAAGTGGTGGTGTTGGTATTGGTGGTGTGTTGGAACCTATTCAAGCGGCTCCGGTTATCATTGAAGATGATGCTTTTATTGGTTCTCGCTGTATTGTGGTTGAAGGATGTAGAGTGGGCAAAGAAGCTGTGCTAGGTGCCAATGTGGTACTAACAGGCTCTACCAAAATTATTGACGTAACAGGAGAGGAGCCGATTGAGTATAAGGGATACGTTCCTCCACGGTCAGTGGTGATACCAGGAAGCTACACTAAAAAATTCCCGGCAGGCGATTTTCAAGTTCCTGCAGCATTAATTATCGGAAAACGTAAGGAATCTACTGATAAGAAAACCTCATTGAATGATGCCCTTCGTGAAAATAACGTGGCTGTGTAA
- a CDS encoding DUF4286 family protein encodes MFVFNTTFVIQASKFQQWEQWLNNTYKPLTKNMIPMCDIGTYEVMTSENKDERTVSVQCKVSTPSDLETIHKQSPMVLGQMSSEFGQDVLYFSTILKSL; translated from the coding sequence ATGTTTGTATTTAATACTACTTTTGTTATCCAGGCAAGTAAATTTCAACAATGGGAACAATGGCTGAACAACACATATAAGCCACTCACCAAGAATATGATACCCATGTGCGACATCGGAACATACGAGGTAATGACAAGCGAAAACAAAGACGAAAGAACCGTATCTGTGCAATGCAAAGTAAGCACTCCCTCCGATCTAGAAACCATCCACAAGCAATCTCCCATGGTATTGGGACAAATGAGCTCTGAATTTGGACAAGATGTCCTATATTTCAGCACTATATTAAAGTCATTATAA
- a CDS encoding bifunctional nuclease family protein, whose amino-acid sequence MSKKKIKLNILGLSYSQTQSGAYALVLAEEEGERRIPIIIGGVEAQSIAIKLEGLEPPRPLTHDLFLNFSRAFDIVVTEVVIYKLEEGIFYAELVCKKGDEELRIDSRTSDAVALSLRFNCPIYTYESIIQSAGIVLDVSKDQEIELDVDEHAAKAGESKYANKSLDELNSLLNAAIESEDYEKASEIRDEIQKRSAS is encoded by the coding sequence ATGAGCAAAAAGAAAATTAAACTGAATATACTTGGCTTGTCCTATAGTCAAACCCAGTCGGGTGCTTATGCTTTGGTTTTGGCCGAAGAAGAGGGGGAAAGAAGGATTCCAATTATTATTGGAGGCGTAGAAGCGCAATCTATTGCTATTAAGCTGGAGGGGCTTGAACCGCCTCGTCCACTTACGCATGATTTGTTCTTAAATTTTTCTCGAGCGTTTGACATTGTCGTTACAGAGGTGGTGATATATAAACTGGAAGAGGGTATTTTTTATGCTGAGTTGGTTTGTAAAAAGGGTGATGAAGAGTTAAGGATTGACTCTAGAACTTCGGATGCCGTGGCTCTATCGTTGCGCTTTAATTGTCCTATTTATACCTATGAATCGATTATTCAATCTGCGGGTATTGTGTTGGATGTGAGTAAGGATCAGGAGATTGAATTAGATGTGGATGAACATGCTGCCAAAGCAGGAGAATCGAAATATGCAAATAAGTCCTTGGACGAACTTAATTCCTTGTTAAATGCGGCCATTGAAAGTGAAGATTATGAAAAAGCTTCAGAGATAAGGGACGAAATTCAGAAGAGAAGTGCTTCTTAA
- the ilvC gene encoding ketol-acid reductoisomerase yields the protein MANYFNTLPLREQLNQLGVCEFMDSSEFADGVEKLKGKKVVIVGCGAQGLNQGLNMRDSGLDVSYTLRESAIKEQRQSWKNATENNFSVGTYEEMIPTADMVVNLTPDKQHTNVVKEVMPLMKQGATLSYSHGFNIVEEGMQIRKDITVIMVAPKSPGSEVREEYKRGFGVPTLIAVHPENDPNGDGLEIAKAYAVATGGHKAGVLRSSFVAEVKSDLMGEQTILCGLLQTGSILSFNKMVEKGIDKGYASKLIQYGWEVITEALKIGGITNMMDRLSNPAKIEAFKIAEELKVIMRPLFQKHMDDIMSGAFSSTMMEDWANGDKNLLGWRAETGETEFEKTPAGDVEISEQEYFDNGTLMVAFVKSGVELAFETMTEAGIKEESAYYESLHETPLIANTIARKKLFEMNRVISDTAEYGCYLFDHACKPLLADFMKKVETNVIGKNFNEGLQASVSNKELVEVNEAIRFHDVEMVGAELRDAMTAMKAII from the coding sequence ATGGCTAATTATTTTAATACATTACCGTTACGTGAACAATTAAACCAACTAGGTGTATGTGAATTCATGGATAGCTCAGAATTTGCCGATGGAGTAGAGAAGCTAAAGGGCAAAAAAGTAGTGATTGTTGGTTGTGGAGCACAAGGTCTTAACCAGGGTCTTAACATGAGAGATTCAGGATTAGATGTTTCCTACACATTACGCGAATCGGCCATCAAAGAGCAACGTCAATCATGGAAAAATGCCACAGAAAACAATTTTTCAGTTGGCACCTATGAAGAAATGATTCCAACGGCCGACATGGTAGTAAACCTTACACCAGATAAACAACACACGAATGTGGTAAAAGAAGTCATGCCATTGATGAAACAAGGAGCCACCCTATCATACTCACACGGCTTCAATATTGTTGAAGAGGGAATGCAAATAAGAAAAGACATCACGGTGATTATGGTAGCTCCTAAGTCACCTGGTTCTGAAGTACGCGAAGAATACAAAAGAGGCTTTGGTGTTCCAACGCTCATAGCCGTTCACCCCGAAAATGATCCCAATGGAGATGGGCTTGAAATAGCAAAAGCATACGCAGTGGCTACAGGTGGGCACAAAGCCGGGGTCTTACGCTCTTCATTCGTTGCTGAGGTAAAATCTGATTTAATGGGTGAACAAACCATACTCTGTGGATTATTGCAGACAGGTTCCATTCTTTCGTTCAACAAAATGGTTGAAAAAGGAATCGATAAAGGATATGCCTCCAAATTAATTCAATACGGCTGGGAAGTAATCACCGAAGCATTAAAAATAGGTGGTATTACCAATATGATGGATCGTCTATCCAATCCTGCTAAAATAGAAGCTTTTAAAATAGCTGAAGAACTAAAAGTCATTATGCGGCCACTGTTTCAAAAGCACATGGATGATATTATGAGTGGAGCATTTTCTTCTACCATGATGGAAGACTGGGCCAATGGAGATAAAAACCTATTGGGTTGGAGAGCCGAAACAGGCGAAACTGAATTTGAGAAAACACCGGCTGGAGATGTTGAGATCAGTGAACAAGAGTATTTCGACAACGGTACCCTAATGGTTGCCTTTGTTAAATCAGGTGTGGAGTTGGCCTTTGAAACAATGACAGAAGCAGGTATCAAAGAAGAAAGCGCATATTACGAATCATTACACGAAACACCTTTGATTGCCAATACTATTGCACGCAAAAAACTGTTCGAAATGAATCGCGTTATTTCAGATACAGCTGAATATGGCTGTTACCTGTTTGACCATGCTTGCAAACCACTACTGGCTGATTTTATGAAAAAAGTAGAAACCAATGTCATTGGTAAAAACTTTAACGAAGGACTACAAGCCAGTGTTAGCAATAAGGAGTTGGTAGAAGTAAACGAAGCAATCCGATTCCACGATGTGGAAATGGTGGGTGCAGAGCTACGCGACGCAATGACCGCCATGAAAGCAATTATCTAA
- a CDS encoding helix-turn-helix domain-containing protein: MSQQLDSLPQLVAKFINNTQQNIFLTGKAGTGKTTFLKSITQHTHKSVIVAAPTGIAAINAGGVTLHSLFQLPFGAFVPDNNGLPQQTISTPINTPRTLLSSFQMHKNKRNMLKKMELLVIDEVSMLRADLLDAIDLILRSVRHQRDLPFGGVQVLFIGDLLQLPPVVKDDEWKTIGAYYPSVFFFHSQVLRQNPPLYVELEKIYRQSDDTFINLLNNLRNNIVTDADVKLLNKYYRPNYQQKSNEEIILLTTHNRIANDKNLKALRNIKEKSVFFKAEVIGDFSEHNYPTEAQLEFKKGAQVMFTKNDYSGEQKYFNGKIGTITRLHKDEIEVSFNNGDEPAIAEPYIWENKKYTVNKDSNEIEENIVGTFKQYPLKLAWAITVHKSQGLTFDKAIIDVQNAFAPGQIYVALSRLRSLDGLILTSPIPKEGFNLDPSLETFASLKKDEKDLQPLLKKESRSYFNHFVAQAFDFSGLMQDLSFHISSYTKDAKRSIKQQHQSKALEWMKETEPLRKVADSFRVEVNRIINTDHVNYLPHLLERVNKAAGYFEPLIKSIHDHIRTLCNEIKGVKGAKTYHSELIDLSNLYYGQLQMIYKAQTLIKTAIDGTEFDRNTIKKPDFTESRENITPKKKLPKEKKEKKEDTKQISYQLYKDGQSIKEIAKKRSLTESTIEGHLAHFVQLGELNVLDFIGQGKLAMIEKTIHKLDTFALTPLKKELGKEFSYGELRLAVAYMISQKV, encoded by the coding sequence ATGAGCCAGCAGTTAGATTCATTGCCACAATTAGTGGCCAAATTTATTAATAACACCCAGCAAAACATATTCCTGACAGGTAAGGCAGGTACCGGTAAAACAACCTTTTTAAAGAGTATTACCCAGCACACTCATAAAAGTGTAATTGTGGCTGCCCCCACAGGTATCGCGGCCATTAATGCCGGAGGGGTCACCCTGCATTCTTTGTTTCAACTGCCATTTGGTGCTTTTGTTCCCGATAATAATGGCTTGCCTCAGCAAACAATCAGCACTCCTATCAACACTCCACGCACCCTATTAAGTTCTTTTCAAATGCATAAGAACAAGCGTAATATGCTCAAAAAAATGGAACTGCTTGTCATTGATGAGGTAAGTATGCTAAGGGCCGATCTACTGGATGCCATCGACTTGATTTTACGTAGTGTTCGACACCAAAGAGATCTTCCATTCGGAGGCGTACAAGTATTGTTCATCGGTGATTTATTGCAGTTACCTCCCGTTGTTAAAGATGATGAATGGAAGACCATTGGCGCCTATTACCCCAGCGTTTTCTTTTTTCATTCACAGGTATTAAGACAAAATCCCCCTCTATATGTTGAGCTCGAAAAAATATACCGTCAGTCGGATGATACTTTTATCAATTTATTGAATAATCTACGCAACAATATAGTGACCGATGCTGATGTGAAGCTTCTTAATAAATATTACCGACCTAATTATCAACAAAAAAGCAATGAAGAAATCATTCTATTAACCACGCACAATAGAATTGCCAACGATAAAAACCTCAAAGCCCTACGAAACATAAAAGAAAAATCGGTCTTTTTTAAGGCTGAAGTCATTGGTGATTTCTCTGAACACAACTACCCTACCGAAGCACAACTGGAGTTTAAAAAAGGTGCACAGGTCATGTTTACCAAAAATGACTACTCGGGAGAACAAAAATACTTCAACGGCAAAATAGGCACCATTACCCGTTTACACAAGGATGAGATTGAGGTAAGTTTTAATAACGGGGATGAACCAGCCATTGCTGAACCATACATTTGGGAAAACAAAAAGTATACGGTAAATAAAGACTCCAACGAAATTGAAGAAAACATCGTTGGCACTTTTAAACAATATCCACTTAAATTGGCATGGGCAATAACAGTGCATAAAAGTCAAGGTCTGACATTCGACAAGGCCATCATCGACGTACAGAATGCTTTTGCGCCAGGCCAGATTTATGTGGCACTTTCCAGACTCCGGAGTCTGGACGGACTGATACTAACCTCTCCCATACCTAAAGAAGGGTTTAACTTAGATCCATCATTGGAAACCTTCGCTAGTTTAAAAAAAGATGAAAAAGATTTACAGCCCCTTCTAAAAAAGGAATCCAGAAGTTACTTTAATCACTTTGTAGCGCAGGCCTTTGATTTTTCAGGCTTGATGCAAGATTTAAGTTTTCATATCTCGTCCTACACCAAAGATGCCAAACGTTCCATTAAACAACAACACCAGTCCAAGGCATTGGAATGGATGAAAGAAACAGAACCATTACGTAAGGTAGCAGATTCATTTAGAGTAGAGGTGAATCGGATTATTAATACCGATCATGTCAATTACCTTCCTCATCTACTGGAAAGAGTCAATAAAGCAGCCGGGTACTTTGAACCTCTTATTAAAAGTATTCACGATCATATTAGAACATTGTGTAATGAAATTAAAGGTGTAAAAGGAGCCAAAACATACCACAGCGAACTAATCGATTTATCCAACTTGTATTATGGTCAACTTCAAATGATTTACAAAGCACAAACCCTCATCAAAACAGCCATTGACGGAACAGAATTTGACCGTAATACGATTAAAAAACCTGACTTTACCGAAAGCCGTGAAAATATTACACCAAAGAAAAAGCTACCCAAAGAGAAAAAAGAAAAAAAAGAAGACACCAAACAAATTAGCTATCAACTATATAAAGATGGACAAAGCATAAAAGAAATAGCAAAAAAACGTTCTCTAACCGAAAGTACGATAGAAGGTCATCTGGCTCACTTTGTTCAGCTTGGAGAACTCAATGTACTCGATTTTATTGGGCAGGGTAAACTCGCCATGATTGAAAAAACTATTCACAAACTGGATACCTTTGCTTTAACACCCCTTAAAAAAGAATTGGGTAAGGAATTTAGCTATGGAGAACTAAGACTCGCCGTGGCTTATATGATTTCACAAAAAGTATAA
- the ruvC gene encoding crossover junction endodeoxyribonuclease RuvC, producing MIKERIILGIDPGTTVMGYGILKIVGNKPSLVSMGVVELKKYDNHYIKLKKIYETIVRLCDHYHPDELAIEAPFFGKNVQSMLKLGRAQGVAMAAALSRDIPVFEYAPLKIKQAITGNGASSKEQVARILSQYLKIETTPKYLDATDGVAAALCHFFQNQSLNTGKSVKSWKEFIGKNPNRLKK from the coding sequence GTGATTAAAGAACGTATTATTTTAGGCATTGACCCAGGTACCACCGTAATGGGGTATGGTATTCTAAAGATAGTTGGCAACAAACCATCTTTGGTCTCCATGGGCGTTGTCGAACTAAAAAAATACGACAATCATTATATCAAGCTAAAAAAGATATACGAAACCATCGTTCGACTTTGTGATCATTACCATCCGGACGAATTGGCGATTGAGGCTCCTTTCTTCGGTAAAAATGTACAGTCGATGCTAAAACTAGGACGTGCCCAAGGCGTTGCAATGGCAGCTGCACTATCACGAGACATTCCTGTATTTGAATATGCCCCTCTAAAAATCAAACAGGCTATCACAGGAAATGGCGCATCCAGTAAAGAACAGGTAGCTCGCATCCTTTCTCAATATCTTAAAATAGAAACAACACCTAAATACCTGGATGCCACCGATGGAGTTGCTGCGGCCTTATGCCATTTCTTTCAAAACCAATCTTTAAACACCGGTAAATCGGTGAAGAGTTGGAAAGAATTTATCGGAAAAAATCCCAATCGCCTTAAAAAATAA
- a CDS encoding L-threonylcarbamoyladenylate synthase: MIDDIKRAVEVLQQGGLILYPTDTIWGIGCDATNVEAVKKVYRLKRREDSQSMLVLLDKDAKLNSYVTEVPELAWDLIDLSTKPTTIIYPNAKNLAENLLATDKSIGIRISKEEFSQKLCERFKKPIVSTSANISGEPAPAHFADITADIINGVDYVVGFRQDDNCKAVPSSIIKLEVNGQVKVIRE; encoded by the coding sequence ATGATTGACGATATAAAGAGAGCCGTTGAAGTATTGCAACAAGGAGGCTTGATACTTTATCCCACTGATACCATATGGGGTATAGGTTGTGATGCGACTAATGTGGAGGCTGTTAAAAAAGTTTACCGACTGAAAAGGAGAGAAGATAGTCAAAGTATGTTGGTGCTGCTGGATAAGGATGCCAAGCTAAACTCTTATGTGACTGAAGTGCCAGAACTGGCATGGGATCTGATTGATCTTAGTACGAAGCCAACCACTATTATCTATCCCAACGCTAAAAATTTGGCTGAAAACCTTTTGGCAACAGACAAGAGTATTGGTATTCGCATAAGTAAAGAAGAATTCTCTCAGAAACTTTGTGAGCGGTTCAAAAAGCCTATTGTTTCAACCTCGGCCAATATAAGTGGAGAACCCGCACCTGCCCATTTTGCCGATATCACGGCGGATATTATAAATGGAGTGGACTATGTGGTAGGCTTTAGACAAGATGATAATTGTAAAGCTGTTCCTTCGAGCATCATAAAACTGGAGGTTAATGGACAGGTAAAAGTAATTAGAGAATGA
- the rpmA gene encoding 50S ribosomal protein L27, translating into MAHKKGVGSSKNGRESESKRLGVKIFGGQSAKAGNIIVRQRGTQHHPGDNVGMGKDHTLFALIDGKVTFRKKRNDRSYVSVEPFAAE; encoded by the coding sequence ATGGCACATAAAAAAGGAGTCGGTAGTTCGAAAAACGGTAGGGAGTCCGAAAGTAAACGTTTAGGTGTTAAAATTTTTGGCGGCCAGTCTGCCAAAGCCGGTAACATTATCGTTCGTCAAAGAGGGACTCAACATCATCCAGGTGATAATGTAGGTATGGGAAAAGACCATACTTTATTTGCTTTAATTGATGGAAAAGTAACATTCCGTAAAAAAAGAAACGACAGATCTTACGTTTCAGTTGAGCCTTTTGCTGCTGAATAA